In one Musa acuminata AAA Group cultivar baxijiao chromosome BXJ2-5, Cavendish_Baxijiao_AAA, whole genome shotgun sequence genomic region, the following are encoded:
- the LOC103985092 gene encoding threonine dehydratase 1 biosynthetic, chloroplastic, which produces MESQAVARRPLPPIPARAAAAAAPRTAFSPQRFRPTSIGGSGARLPTLVASAVTTQREAGATYTVATPLARVSVDSLQYESGVLGAITERTRPAVGEERPNGALTPMEYLTNVLSSRVYDVAIESPLQLAPKLSERLGVNLWLKREDLQPVFSFKLRGAYNMMVKLSRKQLDKGVICSSAGNHAQGVALAAQKLHCDAVIVMPVTTPEIKWRSVERLGATVVLKGDSYDEAQTYAKQCAEQEGHTFIHPFDHPDVITGQGTIGMEIIRQLTGPLHAIFVPVGGGGLIAGIAAYVKRVCPAVKIIGVEPSDANAMALSLHHGQRIMVEHVGGFADGVAVKVVGEETFRLCRELVDGVVLVSRDAICASIKDMFEEKRSILEPAGALSLAGAEAYCKYYGLKGINVVAITSGANMNFDRLRLVTELADVGRKREAVLATILPEEHGSFKTFCKLVGSMNITEFKYRYDSRREDALVLYSVGLHTDTELGAMVNRMKSAQLRTINLTNDDLAKDHLRYFMGGWSNVQDELLCRFIFPERPGALMKFLDAFSPCWNISLFHYRAQGETGANVLVGIQVPKEDMQEFKHQAQDLGYEYTYEMTNESYRLLMQ; this is translated from the exons ATGGAGTCCCAGGCCGTCGCCCGCCGCCCCCTCCCGCCCATCCCCGCTCGCGCGGCAGCGGCTGCAGCGCCGAGGACGGCCTTCTCTCCCCAACGCTTCCGCCCCACGTCCATCGGCGGCAGCGGCGCAAGGCTGCCAACCCTGGTGGCCTCCGCAGTCACGACGCAGCGAGAGGCGGGCGCCACCTACACCGTCGCGACCCCCCTCGCGAGGGTATCGGTGGACTCGTTGCAGTACGAAAGCGGCGTTCTTGGGGCGATCACCGAAAGGACACGGCCAGCCGTGGGGGAGGAGCGCCCGAACGGGGCGCTCACCCCGATGGAGTACTTGACCAACGTGCTCTCCTCGAGGGTTTACGACGTGGCGATCGAGTCCCCGCTGCAGCTGGCGCCGAAGCTGTCGGAGAGGCTCGGGGTCAATCTCTGGCTCAAGCGAGAGGACTTGCAACCG GTATTCTCATTTAAGCTACGAGGAGCTTACAATATGATGGTTAAGCTTTCACGAAAGCAGTTGGATAAGGGTGTTATATGCTCTTCTGCTGGAAATCATGCACAAGGGGTCGCATTAGCTGCTCAGAAGTTACACTGTGATGCTGTGATTGTAATGCCGGTTACGACACCAGAAATTAAG TGGCGTTCTGTTGAGAGATTAGGTGCAACGGTTGTCCTTAAGGGAGATTCGTATGATGAAGCGCAGACATATGCTAAGCAGTGTGCTGAGCAGGAAGGCCACACATTCATACACCCCTTTGATCATCCTGATGTTATTACAGGTCAAGGAACCATTGGAATGGAAATTATTCGCCAGTTGACAGGTCCATTGCATGCAATATTTGTTCCTGTAGGAGGTGGTGGACTAATAGCAGGAATTGCTGCTTACGTAAAACGAGTCTGCCCAGCG GTGAAGATCATTGGAGTTGAACCCTCTGATGCAAATGCAATGGCACTGTCTTTGCATCATGGGCAGAGGATCATGGTAGAGCATGTAGGTGGATTTGCAGATGGTGTTGCTGTAAAAGTAGTTGGAGAAGAGACATTTCGTTTGTGCAGGGAACTTGTTGACGGTGTGGTTCTCGTCAGTCGTGATGCTATTTGTGCATCTATTAAG GACATGTTTGAGGAGAAAAGGAGCATTCTAGAACCAGCTGGTGCTCTCTCTCTTGCTGGTGCAGAAGCATACTGCAAATACTATGGTTTGAAAGGTATAAATGTTGTTGCAATAACCAGTGGAGCAAACATGAACTTTGATAGGCTGAGGTTGGTAACTGAACTTGCTGATGTTGGTCGGAAACGAGAGGCTGTACTTGCAACTATTCTACCAGAGGAGCATGGGAGTTTTAAGACATTCTGTAAACTG GTAGGCTCCATGAATATTACAGAGTTCAAATACAGATATGATTCACGTAGAGAAGATGCTCTTGTTCTTTACAG TGTGGGACTTCATACTGACACTGAACTAGGAGCCATGGTGAACCGAATGAAATCTGCACAACTTCGAACTATCAATCTTACTAATGATGACTTGGCAAAGGATCATCTCAGATATTTT ATGGGAGGCTGGTCGAATGTCCAAGATGAACTACTTTGCAGATTTATCTTCCCAGAGAGGCCAGGTGCTCTTATGAAATTCTTGGATGCCTTTAGTCCATGTTGGAATATTAGCCTGTTCCATTATCGAGCGCAG GGTGAGACTGGTGCAAATGTCTTAGTAGGCATCCAAGTGCCGAAGGAGGACATGCAAGAATTTAAGCATCAAGCTCAGGATCTCGGATATGAGTATACCTATGAGATGACCAACGAGTCCTATCGGCTTCTCATGCAGTGA
- the LOC135611703 gene encoding laccase-6-like: protein MALSSSHHILLLSFLLSCYVPLGLARRHWPVGGSTRFYDFKVQTTRVTKLCKTKDIVTVNGMFPGPIIYAQEDDRIIVKVTNESPHNATIHWHGVRQRLSCWADGPSYITQCPIQAGQSFTYEFTLFQQKGTLFWHAHISWLRATVNGAIVIYPKTSVPYPFPYPYEEHVLIFGEYWHKDMLQLEKEVVASGGGPPPAEAYLINSHPGPRYNCSATDVYKIDVVPGKTYLLRLISASLNMEHFFAIAGHKLTIVEADAEYTKPFTVDRLMITPGQTINVLVKADQPIDRYDMAMGPYMSAQNVTFQNISAIAHFQYTGATLDDLSLPAQLPVYNDNLVVNTNLHMLRSLNATNLPSVIDANLFFTVGLNVEECHSSNPNKSCQGPSGGVFAASMNNVSFVKPNISLLQAYYNNINGLYTDDFPGVPLKTYDFVNGAPNNIPNDTQSLIGTKVKVLEYGSRVQLILQNTGTVTTENHPIHLHGYNFYVVGYGTGNYNPMGAKLNLVDPPYMNTIGVPVGGWAAIRFVADNPGVWFMHCHFDVHLTWGLSMAFIVKNGEGPLETLPHPPADLPRC, encoded by the exons ATGGCTTTGTCTTCTTCTCATCACATCCTGTTGCTGAGCTTTTTGCTGTCATGTTATGTTCCACTCGGCCTTGCTCGCAGACATTGGCCTGTGGGAGGATCCACCAGGTTCTACGACTTCAAG GTGCAAACGACGAGGGTCACGAAGCTGTGCAAGACCAAGGACATCGTCACCGTCAATGGTATGTTCCCCGGCCCGATCATTTACGCCCAGGAAGATGATCGGATCATCGTCAAGGTCACGAACGAGAGCCCGCACAACGCCACCATCCACTG GCATGGAGTGCGGCAGAGGTTGTCGTGCTGGGCGGACGGGCCGTCCTACATCACCCAATGCCCGATCCAGGCTGGGCAGAGCTTCACCTACGAGTTCACCCTGTTCCAGCAGAAGGGGACGCTGTTCTGGCACGCGCATATCTCATGGCTCCGCGCCACCGTCAACGGCGCCATCGTCATCTACCCCAAGACCAGCGTCCCCTACCCCTTTCCCTACCCTTACGAGGAGCACGTCCTCATCTTTG GGGAATACTGGCACAAGGATATGCTGCAGCTGGAGAAAGAGGTGGTCGCCAGCGGCGGCGGCCCTCCACCTGCGGAGGCGTACCTCATCAACAGCCACCCTGGGCCGCGTTACAACTGCTCGGCTACTG ATGTGTACAAGATCGACGTCGTCCCCGGCAAGACGTACCTGCTGCGGCTGATAAGCGCGTCCCTGAACATGGAGCACTTCTTCGCCATCGCCGGCCACAAGCTGACCATCGTGGAGGCCGACGCCGAGTACACCAAGCCCTTCACCGTCGACCGCCTCATGATCACTCCGGGGCAGACCAtcaacgtcctcgtcaaggccgacCAGCCCATCGACCGGTACGACATGGCGATGGGGCCGTACATGTCCGCCCAGAACGTCACCTTCCAAAACATCTCCGCCATTGCCCACTTCCAGTACACCGGAGCCACGCTCGACGACCTCAGCCTCCCCGCCCAGCTCCCCGTCTACAACGACAACCTCGTCGTCAACACCAACCTGCACATGCTCCGGAGCCTCAACGCCACCAACCTCCCCTCCGTGATCGACGCCAACCTCTTCTTCACCGTCGGCTTGAACGTGGAGGAATGCCACTCCTCCAACCCCAACAAGAGCTGCCAGGGACCCAGCGGCGGCGTCTTCGCGGCGTCGATGAACAACGTCAGTTTCGTCAAGCCTAACATCTCGCTCCTCCAGGCCTACTACAACAACATCAATGGTCTGTACACGGACGACTTCCCCGGCGTGCCGCTCAAGACCTACGACTTCGTCAATGGCGCGCCCAACAATATCCCCAACGACACCCAGTCCCTGATCGGGACCAAAGTGAAGGTCCTCGAGTACGGGAGCAGGGTGCAGCTCATCTTGCAGAACACCGGCACCGTGACGACCGAGAACCACCCTATCCATCTCCATGGCTACAACTTCTATGTTGTGGGCTACGGAACAGGGAACTACAACCCCATGGGTGCGAAGCTCAACCTGGTTGATCCGCCATACATGAACACCATCGGAGTGCCGGTCGGAGGATGGGCCGCCATCCGGTTCGTTGCCGACAATCCAG GTGTGTGGTTCATGCACTGCCATTTTGATGTGCACCTGACCTGGGGCCTGTCGATGGCGTTCATCGTGAAGAACGGCGAGGGGCCCCTGGAGACTCTTCCCCATCCTCCGGCCGACTTGCCTAGGTGTTGA